A single Blastococcus colisei DNA region contains:
- a CDS encoding bifunctional folylpolyglutamate synthase/dihydrofolate synthase: MSGSGTGDMARVENELLARWPESRLEPSLTRITALVDLLGSPHRAMPVIQVAGTNGKTTTARMIDELLRGFGLRVGRFTSPHLESIRERIVLDGEPVSPERFVETYEDIAPYVQMVDAAGDHPLSFFEVMVGMAYALFAEAPVDVAVIEVGMGGSWDATNVADARVAVVTPVDLDHAEYLGPDVATIAGEKAGIVKADAIAVLARQQPGALDALVRRAVEVEAVVAREGTEFGVLERRVAVGGQQVRLQGLGGEYEEVFLPLFGAHQAQNAVTALAAVEAFLGAGAATGPIEQETVRAAFAGVRSPGRLERVRTSPTVLVDAAHNPAGMAATVDAIKESFDFTRLVGVVSCVSGKDVSGILTALEDVCAELVVTQNSSPRAMPADELGALAVDVFGADRVSVSPSLPDALSEAMELAEAGPDDALGGSGVLVTGSVITAGEARSLLSRRGG, encoded by the coding sequence ATGAGCGGCAGCGGCACCGGTGACATGGCCCGGGTGGAGAACGAGCTGCTGGCCCGGTGGCCCGAGAGCCGGTTGGAGCCCTCGCTGACCCGCATCACGGCCCTGGTGGACCTGCTCGGTTCGCCGCACCGCGCGATGCCGGTCATCCAGGTGGCCGGTACCAACGGCAAGACGACGACGGCGCGGATGATCGACGAGCTCCTGCGCGGCTTCGGCCTGCGGGTGGGCCGGTTCACGAGCCCGCACCTGGAGTCGATCCGGGAGCGGATCGTGCTGGACGGCGAGCCGGTGAGCCCCGAGCGGTTCGTCGAGACCTACGAGGACATCGCGCCGTACGTGCAGATGGTGGACGCCGCCGGTGACCACCCGCTCTCCTTCTTCGAGGTCATGGTCGGCATGGCCTACGCCCTCTTCGCCGAGGCCCCGGTCGACGTCGCCGTCATCGAGGTCGGCATGGGCGGCAGCTGGGACGCCACGAATGTCGCGGACGCCCGGGTCGCCGTCGTCACCCCGGTGGACCTCGACCACGCCGAGTACCTCGGACCCGACGTCGCGACGATCGCGGGGGAGAAGGCGGGGATCGTCAAGGCCGACGCCATCGCCGTCCTCGCCCGCCAGCAGCCGGGCGCGCTCGACGCCCTCGTCCGCCGCGCGGTCGAGGTCGAGGCCGTGGTCGCCCGCGAGGGCACCGAGTTCGGCGTGCTGGAACGGCGGGTCGCCGTCGGCGGGCAGCAGGTGCGCCTGCAGGGCCTGGGCGGCGAGTACGAGGAGGTCTTCCTCCCGCTGTTCGGCGCGCACCAGGCGCAGAACGCCGTCACCGCGCTGGCCGCCGTCGAGGCGTTCCTGGGCGCGGGCGCCGCGACCGGGCCCATCGAGCAGGAGACGGTGCGGGCGGCCTTCGCCGGCGTCCGCTCGCCCGGCCGCCTGGAACGGGTGCGCACCAGCCCGACGGTGCTGGTCGACGCCGCGCACAACCCGGCCGGTATGGCGGCCACGGTCGACGCCATCAAGGAGTCCTTCGACTTCACCCGGCTGGTCGGCGTCGTGAGCTGCGTGAGCGGCAAGGACGTGAGCGGCATCCTGACCGCGCTCGAGGACGTGTGCGCGGAGCTGGTGGTCACGCAGAACAGCTCGCCGCGCGCGATGCCCGCCGACGAGCTGGGGGCCCTGGCCGTCGACGTCTTCGGTGCCGACCGGGTCAGCGTCTCGCCGAGCCTCCCCGATGCGCTGAGCGAGGCGATGGAGCTGGCCGAGGCGGGCCCCGACGACGCCCTCGGCGGCTCCGGGGTGCTGGTCACCGGCAGCGTGATCACGGCGGGCGAGGCCCGCTCCCTCCTGAGCCGGCGGGGCGGATGA
- a CDS encoding DUF4233 domain-containing protein gives MTAPDPVRAGRALGGAAAGVLVLEGLATLFVPRGIAQTGEGLTGGRLTYLLVLAVLLVLAAGIQRRPRGLVVGTALQVPLLLTGLLDGVMWFVAGAFVLIWLYLLQVRRELLGSPFGRPADGSSGSS, from the coding sequence ATGACGGCCCCGGACCCGGTTCGCGCGGGTCGCGCTCTGGGCGGTGCCGCTGCCGGCGTCCTCGTGCTCGAGGGACTGGCCACCCTGTTCGTGCCCCGGGGCATCGCGCAGACCGGCGAGGGACTCACCGGCGGGCGCCTCACCTACCTGCTCGTGCTGGCCGTCCTCCTCGTCCTGGCCGCGGGGATCCAGCGGCGACCGCGGGGACTGGTGGTGGGTACCGCCCTGCAGGTGCCGCTGCTGCTCACCGGGCTCCTCGACGGGGTGATGTGGTTCGTCGCCGGCGCGTTCGTGCTCATCTGGCTGTACCTACTGCAGGTGCGCAGGGAGCTCCTCGGCTCGCCGTTCGGTCGGCCGGCGGACGGGTCGTCCGGCTCCTCCTAG